From Hartmannibacter diazotrophicus, a single genomic window includes:
- the lpxB gene encoding lipid-A-disaccharide synthase, translating to MTGAATSGGEEVRSPDAPMPADAARPLRVFLVIGEESGDALGAELAGALQRQLGGAVEFSGLAGPRLQRLGVRSLFPLSEIAVMGLSAVLARLPTIIRRVHETVAAAIAAKPDVVVIIDSPDFTHAVAKRIRRQQPGIPIVGYVSPSVWAWRPSRARKMAVYVDHLLAILPFEPEVHRRLGGPPCTYVGHPLSRKMELLRETATEAGTDAKGDHLPVLLVLPGSRRSEVSRLMQPFGEALSLLAAKGVAFRALLPAVDHLEGEIAEAIEAWPVKPEMVRGEEAKYAAFRSADAALAASGTVTLELGLAGVPMLVCYKLDWFYRRFRDLTKVFPGLVQATSMVLVNIILGRNVVPEFLDDEVNGPALAKRLEKLLDPASPERREQVGQFERLREEMALPDGAHPSDLAAGIVIDVARSGRRSELSAT from the coding sequence GGCCGAACTCGCCGGCGCTCTCCAGCGGCAGCTCGGCGGCGCGGTGGAATTCTCCGGTCTTGCCGGCCCTCGTCTCCAGCGCCTCGGCGTCAGGAGCCTCTTTCCCCTGTCCGAAATCGCGGTCATGGGGCTGAGCGCTGTCCTCGCGCGCTTGCCGACCATCATCCGCCGGGTCCACGAGACGGTCGCCGCTGCCATTGCTGCCAAGCCGGACGTGGTCGTCATCATCGACAGCCCGGACTTCACCCACGCCGTCGCCAAGCGCATCCGGCGCCAGCAGCCGGGCATTCCGATCGTCGGCTATGTCAGCCCCAGCGTGTGGGCGTGGCGGCCGAGCCGGGCGCGCAAGATGGCGGTCTATGTCGACCATCTGCTGGCGATCCTGCCCTTCGAGCCCGAAGTCCATCGCCGCCTTGGCGGGCCGCCCTGCACCTATGTGGGCCATCCGCTGTCGCGCAAGATGGAGTTGCTGCGCGAGACGGCGACTGAGGCGGGGACCGATGCCAAGGGCGATCACCTGCCGGTCCTTCTGGTCCTGCCCGGCAGCCGGCGCAGCGAGGTTTCCCGGCTGATGCAGCCCTTCGGTGAAGCCTTGTCGCTGCTCGCCGCCAAGGGCGTTGCCTTCCGGGCCCTGCTGCCTGCCGTCGACCATCTGGAGGGCGAGATCGCTGAGGCTATCGAAGCATGGCCGGTCAAGCCGGAGATGGTGCGCGGGGAGGAGGCCAAATACGCGGCCTTCCGGTCGGCCGATGCGGCGCTTGCGGCCTCCGGGACCGTGACGCTGGAACTCGGGCTCGCCGGCGTGCCGATGCTCGTCTGCTACAAGCTCGACTGGTTCTACCGGCGTTTCAGGGATCTGACCAAGGTCTTCCCCGGCCTTGTCCAGGCGACGTCGATGGTGCTCGTCAACATTATCCTCGGTCGCAACGTCGTCCCGGAATTTCTCGATGACGAGGTCAACGGTCCGGCGCTCGCCAAGCGCCTTGAAAAGCTGCTCGATCCGGCAAGCCCGGAGCGCCGGGAGCAGGTCGGCCAATTTGAGCGCCTGCGCGAGGAAATGGCGCTGCCGGACGGTGCACACCCGAGCGATCTTGCCGCCGGCATCGTCATTGACGTGGCAAGGTCAGGCCGCCGGAGCGAACTCTCCGCGACCTGA
- a CDS encoding alanine/glycine:cation symporter family protein, with amino-acid sequence MAFLEQIFNAIGDLTWGWSLIPFLVVLGIFFTLISGLVQFEFFGRMFRVLFPQPGDEVTGHISSREALLVSVGGRVGGGNIAGVAVAITLGGPGAVFWMWAIALVGMATSLFECSLAQLYKESNGDGTYRGGPARYIIHGLGPQFRWLAVLYAVCLIAAFGLGFNAFQGNTVAGAAQDSLGIDRLWTGIFLAVVTGFVVYGGINRIAKAADIVVPVMAIGYIAMALLIILINLPSLPGVLWSIVTNAFGLQEAVSGGMGAAIAQGLRRGLFSNEAGLGSAPNVAAVAWVRHPISQGIVQSLSVFIDTILICSCTAFIILLGDVYQPGVTDINGVALTQQSLVSHVGEWAQYYLTVAILLFAFSSIIYNYYLGENAMTVLTKHPIAVHILRGLVMVLVFIGAVAPGATSVFFFSDPMMGVLAIVNLLALTMLFPVGLRLLSDYRKQLKAGVEHPVFDVDAYSDLDIDRTAWADVKQA; translated from the coding sequence ATGGCGTTTCTGGAACAAATCTTCAACGCGATCGGGGATCTGACATGGGGATGGTCGCTGATCCCGTTTCTCGTCGTCCTCGGCATCTTCTTCACGCTGATTTCCGGGCTGGTGCAGTTCGAGTTCTTCGGACGCATGTTCCGCGTCCTCTTTCCGCAGCCGGGTGACGAAGTCACCGGCCATATCAGTTCCCGCGAGGCGCTGCTCGTCAGCGTCGGCGGCCGCGTCGGCGGCGGCAACATCGCCGGCGTCGCCGTGGCAATCACGCTCGGCGGGCCGGGAGCGGTCTTCTGGATGTGGGCCATCGCCCTCGTCGGCATGGCAACGAGCCTGTTCGAATGCTCGCTTGCCCAGCTCTACAAGGAATCCAACGGCGACGGCACCTATCGCGGCGGCCCAGCCCGCTACATCATCCATGGCCTCGGACCGCAGTTCCGCTGGCTGGCCGTGCTCTACGCCGTCTGCCTGATCGCCGCCTTCGGGCTTGGCTTCAATGCCTTCCAGGGCAACACGGTCGCGGGCGCCGCCCAGGACAGCCTCGGGATCGACCGCCTCTGGACCGGCATCTTTCTCGCCGTCGTCACCGGCTTCGTCGTCTATGGCGGCATCAACCGTATCGCGAAGGCCGCCGACATCGTCGTGCCGGTCATGGCCATCGGCTATATCGCGATGGCGCTGCTCATCATCCTGATCAACCTTCCGAGCCTGCCGGGCGTCCTCTGGTCGATCGTCACCAATGCGTTCGGCTTGCAGGAGGCCGTCAGCGGCGGCATGGGGGCGGCGATCGCGCAGGGTCTGCGCCGCGGCCTCTTCTCCAATGAGGCAGGCCTCGGCTCGGCGCCCAATGTCGCGGCCGTCGCCTGGGTGCGGCATCCGATCAGCCAGGGCATCGTGCAGTCGCTGTCGGTCTTCATCGACACGATCCTGATCTGCTCCTGCACCGCCTTCATCATCCTTCTCGGCGACGTCTACCAGCCAGGCGTGACCGACATCAACGGCGTTGCCCTGACGCAGCAGTCGCTGGTCTCGCATGTGGGCGAATGGGCGCAATACTACCTGACGGTTGCCATCCTGCTCTTCGCCTTCTCGTCGATCATCTACAACTACTATCTCGGCGAGAACGCGATGACCGTGCTGACAAAGCATCCGATCGCCGTTCACATCCTGCGCGGACTCGTCATGGTACTCGTCTTCATCGGAGCGGTCGCTCCCGGAGCGACGTCGGTGTTCTTCTTCTCCGATCCGATGATGGGCGTGCTTGCCATCGTCAACCTGCTGGCCCTCACCATGCTGTTCCCGGTCGGCCTGCGGCTGCTCAGCGACTATCGCAAGCAGCTCAAGGCGGGCGTGGAGCATCCGGTCTTCGATGTCGACGCCTATTCGGATCTCGACATCGACCGCACCGCCTGGGCGGACGTGAAGCAGGCCTGA
- the gltA gene encoding citrate synthase → MSETKASLTTGGESHDMPIKTGTIGPSVIDISKLYAQTGQFTFDPGFTSTASCESQITYIDGDQGVLLYRGYPIEQLAEHGDFLETCYLLLYGELPTAAEKADFDYRVTRHTMLHEQMNRFFSGFRRDAHPMAVMTGTVGALSAFYHDSTDISDPYQRMVASLRMIAKMPTIAAMAYKYSIGQPFVYPDNAMDYSANFLKMCFSVPCEEFKPNPIYAKAMDRIFILHADHEQNASTSTVRLAGSSGANPFACIAAGIACLWGPAHGGANEAALNMLQEIGTPERIPEYVAKAKDKNDPFRLMGFGHRVYKNYDPRARIMQKTTHEVLGQLGMSNDPLLAVALELEKIALSDEYFIERKLYPNIDFYSGITLRALGFPKSMFTVLFAVARTVGWIAQWKEMIEDPGQRIGRPRQLYTGSPQREYIQMEDRS, encoded by the coding sequence ATGAGCGAAACCAAGGCCTCCCTGACGACCGGTGGCGAAAGCCACGACATGCCGATCAAGACCGGCACGATCGGCCCGAGCGTCATCGATATTTCAAAGCTCTACGCACAAACGGGGCAGTTCACCTTCGACCCTGGCTTTACCTCGACAGCCTCCTGCGAGTCGCAGATCACCTATATCGATGGCGACCAGGGCGTTCTGCTCTACCGCGGCTACCCCATCGAGCAGCTTGCCGAGCACGGCGATTTCCTGGAGACCTGCTACCTGCTGCTTTATGGCGAACTGCCGACGGCAGCCGAGAAGGCGGACTTCGACTATCGCGTCACGCGGCACACGATGCTGCACGAGCAGATGAACCGCTTCTTCTCCGGCTTCCGCCGCGACGCCCACCCGATGGCCGTCATGACGGGCACGGTGGGTGCGCTCTCGGCCTTCTATCACGACAGCACGGACATCTCCGACCCGTATCAGCGGATGGTCGCCTCGCTGCGCATGATCGCCAAGATGCCGACGATCGCCGCGATGGCCTACAAATATTCGATCGGCCAGCCTTTCGTCTATCCCGACAACGCGATGGACTATTCGGCCAACTTCCTGAAGATGTGCTTCTCCGTGCCCTGCGAGGAGTTCAAGCCGAACCCGATCTACGCCAAGGCGATGGACCGGATCTTCATCCTGCACGCCGACCATGAGCAGAACGCCTCGACCTCGACGGTGCGTCTTGCCGGCTCGTCGGGCGCCAACCCGTTTGCCTGCATCGCGGCCGGCATCGCCTGCCTCTGGGGCCCTGCCCACGGCGGCGCCAACGAGGCGGCGCTCAACATGCTGCAGGAAATCGGCACGCCGGAGCGCATCCCCGAATATGTCGCGAAAGCCAAGGACAAGAACGATCCGTTCCGTCTGATGGGCTTCGGCCACCGCGTCTACAAGAACTACGACCCGCGCGCGCGCATCATGCAGAAGACGACGCACGAGGTTCTGGGCCAGCTCGGCATGTCCAACGACCCGCTGCTCGCGGTCGCGCTGGAACTCGAAAAGATCGCCCTTTCGGACGAGTATTTCATCGAGCGCAAGCTTTACCCGAACATCGACTTCTACTCCGGCATCACGCTGCGCGCCCTGGGCTTCCCGAAGTCCATGTTCACCGTGCTCTTCGCGGTCGCCCGCACGGTCGGCTGGATTGCCCAGTGGAAGGAAATGATCGAGGATCCGGGCCAGCGCATCGGCCGTCCGCGTCAGCTCTACACCGGTTCGCCGCAGCGCGAGTATATCCAGATGGAAGACCGTAGCTGA
- the gltX gene encoding glutamate--tRNA ligase gives MSDVVVTRFAPSPTGFLHIGGARTALFNWLYAKARGGRMLLRIEDTDRTRSTQAAVDAIIDGLEWLGIDWDGSPISQYERADRHRSVAEELVAKGKAYYCYCTPADLEVMREKARAEGRPPRYDSTWRDRDPSEAPAGVKPAIRIKAPHEGETTIDDQVQGQVNFPNKDLDDFILLRSDGNPTYMHAVVVDDHDMGVTHVIRGDDHLTNAARQKIIYDALGWDFPVMSHIPLIHGPDGAKLSKRHGALGVEAYRAMGYLPAALRNYLVRLGWGHGDAEVLSTDEMIELFDLSGIGRSPSRFDFAKLENLNGVYMRQTPDGELLAQIERMLPEIEGGPDLLARLDPEMKFKLLQAMAGLKERAKTLVELVDGANFLFAQRPIAIDEKASALLDPAGKAVVGALAEQFSGLGDWSAASTEAIVRTYAEQEGLKLGKVAQPLRAALTGRTTSPGIFDVLAVLGQDEAVGRLRDAA, from the coding sequence ATGTCCGACGTCGTCGTCACGCGATTTGCACCCTCCCCGACCGGCTTCCTGCATATCGGCGGCGCGCGCACCGCACTCTTCAACTGGCTCTACGCGAAAGCCAGGGGCGGACGGATGCTGCTGCGCATCGAGGACACGGACCGGACGCGCTCCACGCAGGCGGCGGTCGATGCCATCATCGACGGGCTCGAATGGCTCGGCATCGACTGGGACGGCAGCCCGATCTCGCAGTATGAGCGCGCCGACCGTCACCGCTCGGTGGCGGAGGAACTGGTCGCCAAGGGCAAGGCCTATTACTGCTACTGCACGCCCGCCGATCTGGAGGTCATGCGCGAGAAGGCGCGTGCCGAGGGACGTCCGCCGCGCTACGATAGCACCTGGCGCGATCGCGATCCGTCCGAGGCTCCGGCCGGTGTGAAACCCGCGATCCGCATCAAGGCGCCGCACGAGGGCGAGACCACGATCGATGATCAGGTCCAGGGCCAGGTGAACTTTCCCAACAAGGACCTGGACGATTTCATCCTGCTGCGCTCGGACGGCAACCCGACCTACATGCATGCGGTCGTCGTCGACGACCACGACATGGGCGTCACGCATGTCATCCGCGGCGACGACCACCTGACCAACGCCGCGCGCCAGAAGATCATCTACGATGCCCTTGGCTGGGATTTCCCGGTCATGTCGCACATCCCGCTGATCCACGGGCCGGACGGAGCCAAGCTTTCCAAGCGCCACGGCGCGCTGGGCGTCGAGGCCTACCGGGCGATGGGCTACCTGCCGGCGGCGCTGCGCAACTATCTGGTGCGGCTCGGCTGGGGCCATGGCGACGCGGAAGTCCTCTCCACGGACGAGATGATCGAGCTCTTCGATCTTTCCGGCATCGGCCGCTCCCCTTCTCGCTTCGACTTTGCCAAGCTGGAGAACCTCAACGGCGTCTACATGCGCCAGACGCCGGACGGCGAGCTGCTCGCCCAAATCGAGCGGATGCTGCCGGAGATCGAAGGCGGGCCGGACCTGCTGGCGCGGCTCGATCCGGAGATGAAATTCAAGCTGCTGCAGGCGATGGCCGGTCTCAAGGAACGCGCGAAGACGCTCGTCGAACTCGTGGACGGCGCCAACTTCCTCTTCGCCCAGCGGCCCATCGCCATCGACGAGAAGGCCTCCGCCCTGCTCGACCCCGCGGGCAAGGCCGTCGTCGGCGCGCTTGCCGAGCAGTTTTCCGGGCTTGGCGACTGGTCGGCCGCCTCGACGGAAGCGATCGTACGCACCTATGCCGAACAGGAGGGCCTGAAGCTTGGCAAGGTCGCCCAGCCGCTCAGGGCCGCACTGACGGGGCGGACCACATCGCCCGGCATCTTCGACGTCCTTGCGGTCCTTGGACAGGACGAGGCGGTCGGCCGTCTTCGCGATGCGGCATGA
- a CDS encoding ComEC/Rec2 family competence protein, whose amino-acid sequence MGRLPLGRFSVGYARPVVSLLSGWWRDVEADRADGRGILWLPVMAGAGSATYFLLPGEPGTTILVAAGLAFVSAVVLAWWRAGGLFLMLAMAFAGFLIAKAQTELHRAPALEAERTRTVEAVVERVEVRQNGRGRLTLRPTSISRVRPDEMPARIQLSGRLPGEGLWPGDKVRLLARLSPPSGPVVPGGYDFARVAYFDGIGGTGFALGAIERTAPAGPVSLWRDPMLGLERFRQTIGSSIRSELPGNAGAVAAALIVGDRGAIDPEASEAMRISGLAHVLAISGLHMGLVTAVLYGVARALLAAVPFLALNWPVKQIAAVLGLAGALGYLAVSGMNVPTQRAAIMTTFVLLAVILGRSAISLRLVAVAALAVLLTTPAAALDPGAQMSFAAVTALIATYEWWSNYRRSRPGQGLASGPFGLPARAVRLLAAMAATSLIAGLATAPVAVWHFDRLAPFGLAANLLAMPLVTFLIMPAAVAVAVLMPLGLEGPALAVMGWGIDRMLDIARLVADWTPHGGVVAHPPLAAILLMVAGGLWVALFSRRIRWLGVLPIAAGLLVLPVGRPPSLLVTADGRGALVVTADGTPRGLGRVTSFTMESWLRHMGLDWSARDWRLKENVACDDKACVLTRTALLAGRQHPTADEDRKALSSGEDGAWLSAAPPERETPRPAQHSGRQGTDGPDGSRKGGANHITLVTDPRAFAEECTRAGLVITPLAAPRWCGESALVIDAGQIAGKGATTYRWQDAGNGRWRLDMEAQSLPRGPRPWTASLTGE is encoded by the coding sequence ATGGGCCGACTGCCACTCGGCCGGTTTTCCGTCGGATATGCAAGGCCCGTTGTCAGCCTGCTGTCAGGGTGGTGGCGGGACGTCGAGGCGGACCGGGCCGACGGGCGGGGGATCCTGTGGCTGCCGGTCATGGCCGGGGCTGGAAGCGCGACCTATTTCCTTCTGCCCGGAGAGCCCGGCACAACGATCCTCGTCGCCGCGGGTCTCGCTTTCGTATCGGCAGTCGTTCTCGCGTGGTGGCGAGCCGGCGGTCTTTTTCTCATGCTTGCCATGGCGTTCGCCGGCTTTCTGATCGCCAAGGCACAGACGGAGCTTCACCGCGCCCCGGCCCTTGAGGCAGAGCGGACAAGGACGGTGGAGGCCGTCGTCGAAAGGGTCGAGGTCCGCCAGAACGGGCGAGGGCGCCTCACCCTGCGGCCAACCAGCATCTCAAGGGTTCGCCCCGACGAAATGCCGGCCCGCATTCAGCTCAGCGGGCGCCTGCCCGGCGAAGGCCTCTGGCCGGGCGACAAGGTCCGCCTGCTCGCGCGCCTTTCCCCGCCGTCGGGTCCTGTCGTTCCAGGTGGCTACGACTTCGCCCGCGTCGCCTATTTCGACGGGATCGGCGGGACGGGTTTTGCCCTTGGCGCCATCGAACGAACGGCACCGGCAGGTCCGGTTTCGCTCTGGCGGGACCCGATGCTCGGTCTGGAACGCTTCCGCCAGACAATTGGCTCCTCGATCCGGAGCGAACTGCCGGGCAATGCCGGGGCCGTCGCCGCGGCGCTCATCGTCGGCGATCGCGGCGCCATCGATCCCGAGGCTTCCGAGGCCATGCGCATCTCCGGACTTGCCCATGTGCTTGCGATTTCCGGGCTCCACATGGGGCTGGTCACCGCCGTTCTCTATGGCGTGGCCCGGGCGCTTCTGGCGGCGGTGCCCTTTCTGGCCCTCAACTGGCCGGTCAAGCAGATCGCGGCCGTGCTGGGGCTTGCCGGTGCTCTCGGCTACCTCGCCGTCTCCGGCATGAATGTCCCGACCCAGCGCGCGGCCATCATGACCACATTCGTGTTGCTGGCCGTCATCCTCGGCCGCTCGGCCATCAGCCTGCGTCTCGTTGCCGTGGCGGCCCTTGCGGTCCTGCTGACGACACCGGCCGCGGCGCTCGACCCTGGCGCCCAGATGTCCTTCGCCGCCGTCACGGCGCTGATCGCGACCTATGAATGGTGGTCGAACTACCGCCGGTCCAGGCCCGGACAGGGGCTCGCGTCGGGACCGTTCGGTCTGCCGGCACGCGCAGTCAGGCTGCTGGCGGCCATGGCCGCGACATCGCTGATCGCCGGACTGGCGACCGCGCCGGTGGCCGTATGGCACTTCGATCGCCTCGCCCCGTTCGGCCTTGCCGCCAATCTCCTGGCGATGCCGCTAGTGACCTTTCTGATCATGCCGGCGGCTGTCGCCGTTGCCGTCCTGATGCCCCTTGGCCTGGAGGGGCCGGCGCTTGCGGTGATGGGGTGGGGCATCGACCGCATGCTCGACATTGCCCGCCTTGTCGCGGACTGGACGCCCCACGGCGGTGTCGTCGCACATCCCCCGCTTGCCGCGATCCTGCTGATGGTGGCCGGTGGCCTGTGGGTGGCACTTTTTTCGCGGCGCATCCGTTGGCTCGGCGTCCTTCCGATCGCTGCCGGGCTCCTCGTCCTGCCGGTGGGGCGGCCACCCTCGCTGCTCGTGACGGCGGATGGGCGAGGCGCCCTTGTCGTGACGGCGGACGGAACGCCGAGGGGGCTTGGCCGCGTGACGAGTTTCACCATGGAAAGCTGGCTGCGCCACATGGGCCTTGATTGGTCCGCCCGGGATTGGCGGCTGAAGGAGAATGTCGCCTGCGATGACAAGGCCTGCGTTCTGACGCGAACCGCGCTTCTCGCCGGTCGGCAGCATCCGACCGCGGATGAGGATCGAAAGGCTCTGTCGTCCGGCGAAGATGGGGCATGGCTCTCCGCCGCCCCGCCCGAAAGGGAAACGCCGAGGCCCGCTCAGCATTCCGGCCGGCAAGGAACCGACGGTCCGGACGGATCGAGGAAGGGGGGGGCGAACCACATCACCCTTGTCACCGATCCTCGGGCCTTTGCCGAGGAGTGCACCCGAGCCGGTCTTGTCATCACGCCGTTGGCGGCGCCCCGCTGGTGCGGTGAAAGCGCTCTTGTCATCGACGCAGGTCAGATCGCGGGCAAGGGCGCGACAACCTATCGATGGCAGGACGCCGGCAATGGACGCTGGCGTCTGGACATGGAAGCGCAGTCACTGCCCCGAGGTCCACGTCCGTGGACCGCCTCGCTGACCGGCGAGTAG
- the lexA gene encoding transcriptional repressor LexA, translating into MLTRKQHELLMFIHERLKESGVPPSFDEMKEALDLRSKSGIHRLITALEERGFIRRLPNRARALEVIKLPDSVGPGLASRSRGFSPNVIEGDRGKPRPAAAPVAVPEPSDSLAVPVMGRIAAGVPISAIQNHSHTVQIPVDLLSHGEHFALEVRGDSMIEAGILDGDTVVIRKGNTADSGDIVVALVDDEEATLKRLRKRGASIALEAANPAYETRIFGPDRVQVQGKLVALLRRY; encoded by the coding sequence ATGCTGACACGCAAGCAGCACGAGCTGCTCATGTTCATCCACGAGCGCCTGAAGGAAAGCGGCGTGCCGCCGTCCTTCGACGAGATGAAGGAAGCATTGGATCTGCGTTCCAAGTCCGGCATTCACCGTCTGATCACGGCCCTTGAGGAACGCGGGTTCATCCGCCGCCTGCCCAACCGGGCACGCGCCTTGGAAGTCATCAAGCTTCCGGATTCGGTCGGGCCCGGCCTTGCCAGCCGCTCGCGCGGCTTTTCTCCCAATGTCATCGAAGGCGACCGGGGCAAGCCGCGCCCTGCTGCTGCGCCAGTCGCCGTTCCCGAGCCGTCCGATTCCCTCGCCGTTCCGGTGATGGGGCGGATTGCTGCTGGCGTGCCGATTTCCGCGATCCAGAACCATTCGCACACGGTTCAGATTCCGGTCGACCTGCTCTCGCACGGCGAACATTTTGCGCTTGAGGTTCGCGGCGATTCCATGATCGAGGCCGGCATTCTCGACGGCGATACGGTTGTCATTCGCAAGGGCAATACCGCCGACTCCGGCGACATCGTCGTTGCCCTCGTCGACGACGAGGAAGCAACGCTCAAGCGGCTGCGCAAGCGTGGCGCGTCCATTGCCCTTGAGGCCGCCAATCCCGCCTATGAGACACGGATCTTCGGCCCGGACCGGGTGCAGGTTCAGGGCAAGCTGGTCGCGCTGCTCAGGCGCTACTGA
- the ppk2 gene encoding polyphosphate kinase 2 — protein MDWLEAELADTLDEDYELELSEPALSAEIRKIYRKSHPPSMPRIEYFRALLSLQSELIKLQDWVAHSKEKVVIIFEGRDSAGKGGVIKRITQRLNPRVVRVVALPAPSDREKTQWYFQRYVPHLPAGGEIVLFDRSWYNRSGVERVMGFASEDQVDQFFNDVPEFERMLVRSGIRLVKYWFSITDEEQQMRFLMRIHDPLKQWKLSPMDLQSRVRWEAYTKAKEDTFARTNIPEAPWYIVEGNDKKRARLNCIAHLLTMIPYEDVPHEEITLPERVFNPDYERKVLPPELYVPSKY, from the coding sequence ATGGATTGGCTGGAAGCGGAACTGGCCGACACGCTGGACGAAGACTACGAACTCGAACTGTCCGAGCCGGCGCTATCCGCGGAAATCCGCAAGATCTATCGAAAGTCGCATCCGCCATCCATGCCGCGGATCGAGTATTTTCGCGCGCTGCTGTCGCTTCAGTCGGAGCTGATCAAGCTGCAGGACTGGGTCGCTCACAGCAAGGAGAAGGTGGTCATCATCTTCGAGGGCCGCGATTCCGCCGGCAAGGGCGGTGTCATCAAGCGCATCACCCAGCGGCTGAACCCTCGCGTCGTGCGTGTCGTCGCGCTTCCCGCGCCGTCCGACCGCGAGAAGACGCAGTGGTATTTCCAGCGCTACGTGCCCCACCTGCCGGCCGGCGGCGAGATCGTTCTCTTCGATCGTTCCTGGTACAATCGCTCGGGCGTCGAGCGCGTCATGGGCTTTGCCAGTGAAGATCAGGTGGATCAGTTCTTCAATGACGTGCCGGAGTTCGAGCGCATGCTCGTCCGCTCCGGCATCCGCCTCGTCAAATACTGGTTCTCGATCACCGACGAGGAGCAGCAGATGCGCTTCCTGATGCGCATCCACGACCCGCTGAAGCAATGGAAGCTGTCGCCGATGGACCTCCAGTCGCGCGTGCGCTGGGAGGCCTACACCAAGGCCAAGGAAGACACCTTCGCCCGCACGAACATTCCCGAAGCGCCGTGGTACATCGTCGAGGGCAACGACAAGAAGCGCGCCCGGCTCAACTGCATCGCGCATCTCCTGACGATGATCCCATACGAAGACGTGCCGCACGAGGAGATCACGCTGCCCGAGCGTGTCTTCAATCCGGATTACGAGCGCAAGGTCCTGCCGCCGGAGCTTTATGTCCCGTCGAAATATTGA
- a CDS encoding oxidoreductase C-terminal domain-containing protein: MTRYVIVGSGEAGDPVTHAPGVWFWSDHYDLGLQMTGRFSPDDTIVRREIGNGFLLFALDPSGRLRAAAGIGTGNAVAKDIRFAEMLIGRDACPAPQSLQDPSLSLKTLLRSA, translated from the coding sequence ATGACCCGCTATGTGATTGTCGGCAGCGGCGAGGCCGGTGATCCCGTCACGCACGCCCCAGGCGTCTGGTTCTGGTCCGATCACTATGATCTCGGCCTTCAGATGACGGGACGCTTCAGCCCGGACGACACGATCGTGCGACGCGAGATTGGCAACGGATTTCTGCTTTTCGCGCTCGATCCGTCCGGCAGGCTCCGCGCCGCGGCGGGCATCGGCACAGGGAACGCCGTCGCCAAGGACATTCGCTTCGCCGAGATGCTCATCGGGCGGGACGCATGCCCCGCGCCGCAGTCGCTTCAAGATCCGTCGCTCAGCCTGAAGACACTCTTGCGCTCGGCCTGA
- a CDS encoding MocE family 2Fe-2S type ferredoxin, with protein sequence MADWIKACAADDIEQEDVIRFDHGGRTFAIYRSPDDAFFCTDGLCTHEQVHLSDGLVMDHVIECPKHNGQFDYRTGEALRAPVCDDLATYEVRVEGAAIMVKVG encoded by the coding sequence ATGGCAGACTGGATCAAGGCCTGCGCGGCGGACGATATCGAGCAAGAAGACGTCATCCGCTTCGACCATGGCGGGCGCACCTTCGCGATCTACCGCAGCCCGGACGACGCATTTTTCTGCACGGACGGGCTCTGCACCCACGAGCAGGTGCATCTGAGCGACGGGCTGGTGATGGACCATGTCATCGAGTGCCCCAAGCACAACGGCCAGTTCGATTATCGCACGGGCGAGGCCCTGCGCGCGCCGGTCTGCGACGATCTTGCGACCTATGAGGTGCGCGTCGAAGGCGCCGCCATCATGGTCAAGGTGGGCTGA